The following proteins come from a genomic window of Candidatus Zymogenus saltonus:
- a CDS encoding GTP cyclohydrolase I FolE2, with protein MIDIQNQKGINDIDIDKVGVKGIRYPIVVLDKENGTQHTIASINLYVDLPHKFKGTHMSRFVEILNEYRMEIKIKNFDTILDKMKDLLNAKSAHIEFDFPYFIKKKAPISGEEGLMEYKCRYVGYSGEKKEFIVGIKVPITTLCPCSKEISEFGAHNQRSHVNVRLLSKKFFWIEDIIAIVEGSGSADLYSLLKRSDEKYLTEKAYDNPMFVEDVVREVSRRLIELDIFEWFLVESENIESIHNHNVYALIEWGKRPENIII; from the coding sequence GTATAAACGACATCGATATCGATAAGGTGGGCGTAAAGGGGATTCGGTATCCTATCGTTGTCTTAGACAAGGAAAACGGAACCCAGCACACGATTGCGAGCATTAACCTTTACGTTGACCTACCCCACAAGTTCAAGGGCACTCACATGAGCAGGTTCGTTGAGATACTCAATGAGTACCGTATGGAGATAAAGATCAAGAACTTCGATACAATATTGGACAAGATGAAAGACCTGCTAAACGCGAAATCCGCCCACATCGAGTTCGACTTCCCCTATTTCATAAAGAAGAAGGCCCCTATATCCGGCGAAGAGGGGCTGATGGAATATAAATGCCGCTATGTCGGCTACAGCGGAGAGAAAAAGGAATTCATTGTGGGAATAAAGGTTCCCATAACGACCCTCTGCCCCTGCTCGAAGGAGATATCGGAGTTTGGGGCTCATAACCAGAGGAGCCATGTAAATGTCCGTCTCCTTTCAAAGAAGTTCTTCTGGATCGAAGATATTATAGCCATTGTGGAGGGGTCGGGAAGCGCGGATTTGTACTCCCTTTTGAAAAGGTCGGACGAAAAGTATTTGACCGAAAAGGCCTATGACAATCCCATGTTTGTGGAGGACGTCGTCAGGGAGGTGTCCCGGCGTCTCATAGAGCTTGACATATTCGAGTGGTTTCTGGTGGAGTCTGAAAATATCGAGAGCATCCACAACCACAACGTCTATGCTCTTATCGAGTGGGGGAAGAGGCCCGAAAACATCATCATTTAA